Sequence from the Bacillota bacterium genome:
AAGTGCGCCCATTTTTAGCTGAAAGGGATGAAAGAACCAAGGAAACAGGCATAAATAGAGTAAATTTGAAGCAAAAACCGGCTCATAATTGTAAATTATCCTTGGTATTTTCCTAATAATGGTTATTGCATGAAGTTGTCAAGGTACAATCAAATCATAAAAATTTAGTTCGTGCAGTGAAATCAAATTTAAGTTATTCCTTTTTTGACACCAGCTTGCCTATTTCTTTCAATGCCACCGCAACTGTCCTTGCATCCACATCCCCAAGCCCGCTTCTCATCTTCTCATAGTTGTAAAATACATCGGACAGATCCGAAGACAACCCGGTACCATAATCCCAGCCCGGCAGGCATACGAACCAACCTCCGCTGTACTCTCCCAGGATAAAATGAATACCCGACCGGCTTTTAATATATACCTCATAAATCCCGTCCCGTTTTTCAAGTCTTGCAACCTTTGCCTTCCACTGCTCTCCCTCATGTTTAACGGTAACTTCCAGCACTCTATTTCACCACCCAACACTTTTTTATGTTTATATGCAATTTTTAAAAAATTGAGACCAAAAAAGAGCAAAATAAAAAAGGTCCCTTAAGACCTTGTTATGAAAACAACCGTTTTTCTTTATCCTACTTTCTTTTCAATATCCCTGACTCTCTCCTCCAGTTCCCCGCAAACCGCTTCTCAAGCGCCACAAAGCTGAAGTGCTCCAACGCTCCCTTAATAAATATAATATCTTTTTTTATAAGTTTCAACTCACCTTCGAACACCATCTACCTTTCAACGGCCACAGCCTTTATATCATCAATCTTGGTTTCTATCCTCAATTGAATTTTCTCGAAACCGTCCATTCGGCTTTCAAAGTTACTCAGACGATTTTCTATGCCATAGATACAGCCCTCAATGTTACTCATGCGGCCTTCTGTCCCGTCTATCCGGCCTTCCAATTTACCTATTCTGCTGCTTAATTCTCCAACCAGCTCGGTATTTCTCTCCTGCCCCTTTTCCAACCGCTCCAGCCTTTCAATTATACCTCCCTGATTGCTGGCAAGCCTTCTAAAACCTTCAGCCGTTTCTTTCTGGCTGTTTTCAACCCTCTCCATCCTGGCATCCAGCTTTTCAAGCATCTCAAGTAATTTATTTTCCATATAAATCACTCCCCGGATATAAAAATTCCCAATCCAGGACGGTTTATACCCGAAATTGGGCGCACTTCACCCGCAAATCATTTTCTTATGACTTTTTCACCCCACATTTTCTCTTCTGTTATTATTACCTACCAATATTATACTGTTCCTTACCAAATACCGCAACCTTAAAATTGGGCGCACTTCACCCTGGATTCCCGGAAATACGTAACGAGAATGGCTTAACCCCGCATAAATACTAGAAAGTGACCTCGTTATGTGTTTTTTCATAACTATGATTTTAAGAACATGCAAGGCACCAAACCCCTTGATTTTACTGGATTCTCACTGAATCCTCGTTATGAGTAGGCGGGAATCCAGGCTTCACCCGTAATTTATTTTTGCGTAATCCCGGTAACATTTCTGATCAGTGATAACTGCTTCCTCACGTTCCCGTACGATGTACCTATCCTTTCTGCTATAGCCCTAGGCTTTATCCCCCTTTTATACAGGATATATATCCGACTTTGCTGTGGACTCAGCTCTGGTGGTATCCCTTCCTTTTCCTTCTCCTTATATTTTTCTATCTTCCTTATAGCCTGTTTATATGCCCGGAACACCGTACTGGGTTCTAATTCCAGCATACTTGCAACCTCTGTACAAGAATACTTCTGCCTTAACCTTGCAACCTCCCGCTGTCTCTCAGTAAGTATGGGATTTTCCAGATCATCCTCATTGAGGGCTCCGAATTCGTACAACGTCTTCCTTCTCAACTCCCTCACCGCTTCCTCAAGGTCACTCATCATGCTGCCCAGAAGTTCCAGTTCCACTTTCTCCAATACCGTCCTGCCTTTAGCATAGTTTTGTCCCTTTAGGTCGGTCCTGTAATCATTAACCTTTCTGCAGCTCTCCTTATATTCAACGCACAGTTCAACCCAGGACGACCATTCCTGCCTGCTACTTAACTCTCTCTTTTCAGCAACCTCACTCATGCCCAAACCTCCCGAAATAAAACAGCCAACTTCTTTAATCAAGCAACTTCATCATCTATAAAAAGTACAACTATTTTTAGAATTTCTCTCTTCGTAATTTCCAAAACTTTACATATGTTAATGAATTGCTCCAAAGTTACTTTTACTCTACCATTTTCAATCAAGCTATAACTGCTTTTACTTTTATATCCCAGCTTCTTTGCCATTTCCTTCTGAGTGATGTTCCTAGCAATTCTTTCATCTTTTAAAAGCTTGCATATCTTTACTTTATTATCCATTTACTTACCTCCAGCCTTGTTGAAGTTTCTTAAACTATTTATATCAATTATAGTTTAAGTTTCTTAAACTGTCAAGGTTATTTTTCGGCATGTGTTGAATATACTTGGACTAGTATTTACTAATTATGGCATTCTGATAAAATAATATTAATACAGAAGTTTAAATATTTTGAACTTAATTGATATGAGGTGCTTTTATGTCCACTTTGAGAGAAAGAATTCGTATGTTACGAATAGAAAATAATCTAACACAAGAAGAATTTGGTAAACTTTTTGGGATCGTCAAATCGACTGTATCTTTATATGAGAGTGGAAAAAGCACTCCTGATATTCAAACTCAAAAAAAAATTTGTGAATACTTCAATATTTCCTTGGATTGGTTGCATGGAAGAACCAACATCCGTAACGAAAAAACCATTCAAAACATCAAAAACGCAATAGATGATAATCCTGAACTCATGGAACTCTGGAACCGCCTTGTACAGCGGGAAGACCTGCAGTTCATGTTCGAGCAGACAAAACGCCTTACCCCTGAAAGCATTAGAAAAATTATTGAAGTGATAAAGCTTATTGAAGACGAGGAAAACCCGGAATAGTACAATACTTTAGGGGTAAAACAAGGGCAAATGTGTGTTCTGTGAGGAGGGAGTAATATAATTACTGGCAATGCGGAGCTACACAAGCTCCTGGAACACATAATGAGTAAAGAAACCACTTTAAAGAAAGATTTAGCCGAGCACGATGTCAAGATAATCGTTGCAGATTTAGGCTTGCAGGTAAGAGCTATAGTTTTTAAGTCATTTCAGGGAAAACGTCACATTATAATAAACTCCGCGATATCATATGATCAGTTGCAACATCTATTTTTACACGAACTAACACATATCCTGAACGATTTCCCAAAACACGGACAAATAATATTTTAATATAAAGTTTGGACAAAAAAATAAGCGTACACATTTGCCGGAAAACTGACAGCAGTCTACGGGAAATGACATAGACAAGCTGTTCCGGATTATAAGGGGGTATCTTTCATAATAGAACTGCCAAAATTTTGGGCCTATTGCAGTAATATTTCCCATAACTAGCATATCACGGCTTATCTAATACGTATTGTCAATAATGCGAAGAGACAAAGCTACAATAGATAACAAAAAATCAATAATTTGTCTATGCTGTTTTAGCCGAACCAAAATGGCGAAAAACTG
This genomic interval carries:
- a CDS encoding response regulator transcription factor translates to MSEVAEKRELSSRQEWSSWVELCVEYKESCRKVNDYRTDLKGQNYAKGRTVLEKVELELLGSMMSDLEEAVRELRRKTLYEFGALNEDDLENPILTERQREVARLRQKYSCTEVASMLELEPSTVFRAYKQAIRKIEKYKEKEKEGIPPELSPQQSRIYILYKRGIKPRAIAERIGTSYGNVRKQLSLIRNVTGITQK
- a CDS encoding helix-turn-helix transcriptional regulator, encoding MDNKVKICKLLKDERIARNITQKEMAKKLGYKSKSSYSLIENGRVKVTLEQFINICKVLEITKREILKIVVLFIDDEVA
- a CDS encoding helix-turn-helix transcriptional regulator: MSTLRERIRMLRIENNLTQEEFGKLFGIVKSTVSLYESGKSTPDIQTQKKICEYFNISLDWLHGRTNIRNEKTIQNIKNAIDDNPELMELWNRLVQREDLQFMFEQTKRLTPESIRKIIEVIKLIEDEENPE